From the Actinopolymorpha singaporensis genome, the window GACCTGATCGCCACCGCGGGTGTCGACGCTGTCGACATCTGCCTTCCCCACCACCTGCACGCGGACGCGATCCTCGCCGCCGCCGAGGCCGGCAAGCACATCCTGTGCGAGAAGCCGCTGTGCATCACCACCGACGAGGCCGCCAAGATCACCCAGGCGGTCAAGGCCAACGGCGTGACGCTCATGTGCGCGCACAACCAGTTGTTCATGCCGCCGGTGGCGAAGGCCCGGGAGCTCATCCAGAGCGGTGCGCTCGGCAAGGTCTACGAGCTGCGGACCACCGACAGCTTCTTCAACCGCGGCCTGAACGCCGACATGGGCTGGCGCGGAAGCCTGCAGACCGCCGGCGGCGGCGAGCTGATCGACACCGGCTACCACCCGACGTACCTCCTGCTCCACCTGGCCACCGCCGAGCCGTCGGAGGTCGTGGCGATGACCAGCCGGCACCGGCTGGAGATGGAGGGCGAGGACTCCGCGCAGGTCATGGTGCGCTTCGCCGACGGCAGCGTGGGCACCATCGTCACCAGCTGGGCCTACCAGCCGGCGGCGGTGACCGAGAAGTTCTCCGTGGTGGCGGAGAAGGGCACGCTGTGGAGCGACGGCAGGACCCTGAACCACCGCACCATCGACGGCGAGCTCACGACGGTGGAGTTCCCGGAGGTGCACGCGTTCTCCGCGGAGATCGCCGACTTCATCACCTGCGTCACCGACAAGCGCCGGCCGATCAACACCGAGGTCGAGGGCGTGCACGTGCTGAAGGTCATCCTCGGCGCGTACGCCTCGGTGAAGGAGAAGCGGGTCGTCACCCTCGCCGACCTCTGATCCGATCTCTCACCCGAGAGACGAGCCGAACAACGTACCCGCCGAGGTACGCAACGTAGGACCGAACGAGGCCCGGCCCGCGGCGACGCGGCGCCGGGCCTCGTCGCGTTCGGGAGTGTGCGAGGAGGGCGCGCCGAGGCCGGTCCGCAGTCAGAGCCGGGTGAGCCGGCGGGCATACCAGTCGGTGCGGGCCTGCGGCTCGACCGGCACCACCTGTACCCGTGCGCCGAGCACCGTGAGCCCGCTGGGGCGAGCCAGCACCGGCTGGAGGTAGGCGGTCACCACCTCGGGCAGGTCCTGAGCCAGCCGGGACACCCGGTGCAGCAGGTCCTCCAGCGCGGCGACGTCGGCGTGCTCGCCGCCGCGGTGGCCGAACAGCAGCGGTGCCGCGCGCACCTCCCGGACCATCTCCGCCGCGTCCACGTCGGTCAGCGGCGGGATGCGGTAGGCGAGGTCGCCGAGCAGGTCGGTGGCCACGCCCGCGAGACCGAACGACACGATCGGGCCGAACATCTGGTCCTCCGCGCACCCGATCACCACGGGTACGCCGGGCGCGGCCATCTGCTGCACCACGAAGCCGGCCCGCTCCGGCTCGCCCATGGTGCCGGCCATGGTCGCCCAGGCGTCCCGCATCTCCGCCTCGGTGTCGATGTTGCGCCACACGTCGGCCATGTCGGGGCGCTGGCGCAGGTGGGGCGCGGTGGCCTTGAGAACGACGTTCCAGCCGAGCCGTCCGGCGGTGGCGACCGCCTCGTCGGCGGACCCGACGGGGTACGCCGGCCAGATGTCGATGCCGTAGCAGGCCAGGAGGTCGTCCAGGCCCTTGCCCTCGACGTCCCCGCCGTCGGGCCGGTCGGCCAGCACGCCCGCGACGATGGACCGGGCCCGGTCGTCGTCGATGCCCTCCAGTGGCGGGATCCGCCCACGCGGGCTGGCCCGCCACCGGGCGTACGCGGTCACCTTGGCCAGCGCGCGCACCCCGGCGTCCGGCGAGGGGTAGGAGGGCACGGAGCCGCGGACGGCCACGCCATCCTCGTCGTAGCGGCGCAGTGGTTCGGGGACACCCTGGCTGCCGAGGAACGTGACCACCACCGGCTTGGTGCACTCCCCCGCCACCCGGGCGATCACCTCCGCCACGTCGGCGCCGTCGCGGTCGAGCGGAGAGACCCACACGGCCAGGACGGAGTCGACCTCCTCGTCGTGGACCACCTCGCCGAGCGCGCGTTCGAAGTCCTCGGCGGTGGCGTCCGGCGGCAGGGCACCAGCCTGCCGGACCACGGTCAGACCGGCCTCGGCGGCCGCGTCGGCGGCCAGCATGCCGAGGGAGTCGGAGTTGCCGACGATGGCGAGGTCACCGCCGGCCGGCAGCGGTTGGTACGCGAGCACCTGGGCGACGTCGAGCATCGCGTCCAGGGTGTCGACCAGGATCACCCCGGCCTGGCGGAACATCGCGTCAACCGCCGCTTGCGGCACGCTCGTACGGTGCACCGTGTGGCCGATCGGCACCCCCTGGGTGAACCGGCCGGACCGCACCGCCACCACCGGCTTGGTCTGTGCGAGCCGGCGGGCCACCCGGCTGAACTTGCGCGGGTTGCCGATCGACTCCAGGAACAACAGCACCACCTCGGTCGCCGCGTCCTCGCCCCAGTACTGCATGAGGTCGTTGCCGGACACGTCGGCGCGGTTGCCCGCGGACACGAACGTCGACAGGCCGAGGCCGCGCCGGGCGACCGTCTCCAGGATCACCGAGCCGAGCTCACCGGACTGGCAGAAGAAGCCGACCGCGCCCCGCGCCGGCACCACCGGCGACAGGGACGCGTTCAGGCACAGGCCCGGCTGGGTGTTGATGATGCCGAGCGCGCTCGGCCCGATCACCCGCAGGCCGTACGCCCTCGCCAGCCGCGCAAGCTTGCGTTGACGTTCGCGTCCTTCCCGTCCGGTCTCGGCGAACCCGCTGGAGACGACGAGCAGGCCGTGCACGCCCTTCGCGGCGCAGTCGATCACCACGTCGCGGACGGCGTCCGCGGGCACCGCCACCACGGCGAGGTCGATCTCGCCGGGGACGTCGAGCAGGCTGCCGTACGCGGGTACGCCGGCCACCGCGCGCGCGGTCGGGTTCACGGCGTACACCGGGCCGGTGAAGCCGCCGAGCACGAGGTTGCGGACCAGCGCCTGGCCCACCTTGTCCCGCGACCGACTGGCGCCGACCACCGCAATCGAACCCGGGGTGAGCAGGCGCTCCACCGAGCGTGCCTCCGCCCGATGCTCACGCGCGCCCATCACCGCCATGCTCATCGCGGTGGGCTCGATCTCCAGGGCGAAGGTGACGACACCGTCCTCCATGTCGCCGGTCACCTCGTAGCCCGCCTCGCGGAAGACCACGGCCATCCGGCGGTTGTCCGGGAGAACCTCCGCGGTGAACTTCTCGATGCCGTTCTCCCGGGCGGCCTGGGCGAGGTGCTCGAGCAGGACGCTGCCGACTCCCCTGCCCTGGTGTGCGTCCTGCACCAGGAACGCCGCCTCCGCGTCCCGGGGTCCGGTGCGGTCGTAGCGGGCGACGGCGATCATCTCGTCGCCGACGGTGAGGATGAACGCCACCCGGTCGCGGTGGTCGACCTGGGTGAAGCGTGCGACGTCGCGTTCGGACAGCTGGGGGTAGGGCGCGAAGAACCGGTAGTACTTCGATTCTTCGGACACGCGCGCGTAGAAGGACACCAGGCGTTCGGCGTCGTCGGGCCGGATCGGCCGCAGGAGGGCCGTGCCGCCGTCGCGGAGCACGACGTCGGCCTCCCAGCGGGCGGGGTACGGCAGCTCGGCGGTCACAGGGACGAATGTAGCCGCGGGTCCCCCGCCCTCGGTCCGGTCGGGTCAGCTCATGAACATCCCGCTGGTGACGTTGACGAACGTGCCGGTGATCGCGCCGGCCAGGTCAGAGGCCAGGAACGCGGCCGTACCGGCCACCTCGGCCAGCCGCGGGGAGCGGCGGGTCAT encodes:
- a CDS encoding GNAT family N-acetyltransferase; this encodes MTAELPYPARWEADVVLRDGGTALLRPIRPDDAERLVSFYARVSEESKYYRFFAPYPQLSERDVARFTQVDHRDRVAFILTVGDEMIAVARYDRTGPRDAEAAFLVQDAHQGRGVGSVLLEHLAQAARENGIEKFTAEVLPDNRRMAVVFREAGYEVTGDMEDGVVTFALEIEPTAMSMAVMGAREHRAEARSVERLLTPGSIAVVGASRSRDKVGQALVRNLVLGGFTGPVYAVNPTARAVAGVPAYGSLLDVPGEIDLAVVAVPADAVRDVVIDCAAKGVHGLLVVSSGFAETGREGRERQRKLARLARAYGLRVIGPSALGIINTQPGLCLNASLSPVVPARGAVGFFCQSGELGSVILETVARRGLGLSTFVSAGNRADVSGNDLMQYWGEDAATEVVLLFLESIGNPRKFSRVARRLAQTKPVVAVRSGRFTQGVPIGHTVHRTSVPQAAVDAMFRQAGVILVDTLDAMLDVAQVLAYQPLPAGGDLAIVGNSDSLGMLAADAAAEAGLTVVRQAGALPPDATAEDFERALGEVVHDEEVDSVLAVWVSPLDRDGADVAEVIARVAGECTKPVVVTFLGSQGVPEPLRRYDEDGVAVRGSVPSYPSPDAGVRALAKVTAYARWRASPRGRIPPLEGIDDDRARSIVAGVLADRPDGGDVEGKGLDDLLACYGIDIWPAYPVGSADEAVATAGRLGWNVVLKATAPHLRQRPDMADVWRNIDTEAEMRDAWATMAGTMGEPERAGFVVQQMAAPGVPVVIGCAEDQMFGPIVSFGLAGVATDLLGDLAYRIPPLTDVDAAEMVREVRAAPLLFGHRGGEHADVAALEDLLHRVSRLAQDLPEVVTAYLQPVLARPSGLTVLGARVQVVPVEPQARTDWYARRLTRL
- a CDS encoding Gfo/Idh/MocA family protein; amino-acid sequence: MTVNVGLIGCGGISNPHVRGYLEIPDRAKVTAVADVVEENARTRAEQVGGAQVFSDYRDLIATAGVDAVDICLPHHLHADAILAAAEAGKHILCEKPLCITTDEAAKITQAVKANGVTLMCAHNQLFMPPVAKARELIQSGALGKVYELRTTDSFFNRGLNADMGWRGSLQTAGGGELIDTGYHPTYLLLHLATAEPSEVVAMTSRHRLEMEGEDSAQVMVRFADGSVGTIVTSWAYQPAAVTEKFSVVAEKGTLWSDGRTLNHRTIDGELTTVEFPEVHAFSAEIADFITCVTDKRRPINTEVEGVHVLKVILGAYASVKEKRVVTLADL